In a genomic window of Streptomyces noursei ATCC 11455:
- a CDS encoding transposase family protein, which produces MLDVPYELVEHVSWLIHARRRELKSPWRRLGCFKQALLVLVHLRKNETFAQVGAGFGVSESTAWRYVDETLEILAAWAPGLREALVGLGEGDFVIVDGTLIPTDRIKADEPYYSQKHKRHGMNVQVVAAPDGTPLWFSRALPGRAHDLTAARAHGIVQACLTREVLVLADRAYQGAGATVRTPYYRHRELPEHYQQFNRVHTRLRAPGERAFARLKSWRILRRARCSTNRISRTVQAIHTLLTCSYSG; this is translated from the coding sequence ATGCTCGATGTCCCGTACGAGCTCGTTGAGCACGTCTCGTGGCTGATCCACGCCCGTCGGCGCGAGCTGAAGTCGCCCTGGCGGAGGCTGGGGTGCTTCAAGCAGGCCCTGCTGGTGCTGGTGCATCTCCGGAAGAACGAGACGTTCGCCCAGGTCGGAGCAGGTTTTGGAGTCTCGGAGTCCACGGCCTGGCGATACGTCGACGAAACCCTCGAGATCCTCGCTGCCTGGGCCCCAGGCCTGCGCGAGGCCCTGGTCGGGCTGGGTGAGGGCGACTTCGTCATCGTTGACGGCACGCTCATCCCCACCGACCGCATCAAGGCGGACGAGCCATACTACTCCCAGAAACACAAGCGGCACGGCATGAATGTCCAGGTCGTCGCGGCACCGGACGGGACCCCGCTGTGGTTTTCCCGCGCGCTGCCGGGGCGGGCGCACGATCTGACCGCTGCCCGGGCCCACGGCATCGTCCAGGCCTGCCTGACCAGGGAAGTCCTGGTCCTGGCCGACCGGGCCTACCAGGGGGCCGGCGCCACCGTGCGCACTCCGTACTACAGACACCGCGAACTCCCCGAGCACTACCAGCAGTTCAACCGCGTCCACACGCGACTCCGAGCGCCGGGCGAACGGGCCTTCGCCCGGCTGAAGTCCTGGCGGATCCTCCGCCGGGCCCGATGCTCCACCAACCGCATCAGCCGCACCGTACAGGCCATCCACACCCTTCTCACCTGCAGCTATTCAGGATGA
- a CDS encoding 2-hydroxyacid dehydrogenase — MATADPHPTPGDVWLPIPPGEIDGLPDGLNYVHWDAGPDYPADPARCVFYVVPYMKAVDVCLRPLTRMRRVRVVQTLTAGTEHMLPGLDHMPPGARLCNARGLHDASTAELALTLTLASLRGVPDFVRAQDAGEWRPDYRPALADKSVLIVGYGSIGSAIEDRLTPFECARVMRIARTARDTVRGPVHPLSELTALLPTADVVILATPLTAQTRGLVGRDFLARMKDGALLVNVARGAIVDTAALLSEVESGRLRAALDVTDPEPLPADHPLWHAPGVLVTPHVGGPSSAFLPRAKRLLRGQLTLFAAGEPVRYVVATAPESAVDRSTRP, encoded by the coding sequence ATGGCAACCGCAGACCCGCACCCGACCCCCGGCGACGTGTGGCTCCCGATCCCGCCCGGTGAGATCGACGGCCTTCCCGACGGCCTCAACTACGTCCACTGGGACGCCGGTCCCGACTATCCGGCCGATCCCGCCCGGTGCGTCTTCTACGTCGTCCCGTACATGAAGGCCGTCGACGTCTGTCTGCGCCCGCTGACGCGGATGCGCCGGGTGCGCGTGGTGCAGACCCTCACGGCCGGGACCGAACACATGCTCCCCGGGCTGGACCACATGCCGCCCGGTGCGCGGTTGTGCAACGCCCGGGGGCTGCACGACGCCAGCACCGCCGAGTTGGCGCTCACCCTGACGCTGGCGTCGCTGCGCGGCGTGCCGGATTTCGTCCGGGCACAGGACGCGGGCGAGTGGCGGCCGGACTACCGTCCGGCACTTGCCGACAAGTCGGTCCTCATTGTGGGCTATGGTTCGATCGGCAGTGCCATCGAGGACCGGCTCACGCCTTTCGAATGCGCGCGGGTCATGCGCATCGCGCGCACCGCCCGTGACACTGTGCGCGGTCCGGTGCATCCACTCTCCGAGTTGACCGCCCTCTTGCCCACCGCGGACGTCGTCATCCTCGCCACTCCGCTCACCGCGCAGACGCGTGGCCTGGTCGGACGCGATTTCCTGGCCCGGATGAAGGACGGCGCACTCCTGGTGAACGTCGCCCGGGGGGCGATCGTCGACACCGCCGCGCTGCTCTCCGAAGTCGAGTCGGGACGGCTCCGCGCGGCCCTCGACGTCACCGATCCGGAACCCCTGCCCGCCGACCATCCGCTGTGGCACGCTCCCGGCGTGCTCGTCACTCCACACGTCGGCGGCCCCAGCTCTGCCTTCCTGCCCCGTGCGAAGCGGCTACTGCGCGGTCAATTGACGCTTTTCGCGGCCGGCGAGCCCGTCCGGTACGTCGTCGCCACGGCACCGGAATCCGCAGTAGATCGCTCTACGAGGCCGTAG
- a CDS encoding aldo/keto reductase translates to MERRTIGAAALEVGAIGLGCMPMSWGYSESQRSGEGSLRALHAALDRGCSLLDTADMYGPFTNELLVGRVLKERRRDAFVSTKCGLLAGDQHIVANGRPGYIKRACDASLRRLQTDHIDLYQLHRADPEVPIEETWGAMAELVAAGKVRSLGLCAVGARAARTPRTLRTGRAAPGGRGGPPGGGLHAGTLRQLERVQQVFPVSSVQAELSVWSPAALAELLPWCESRGVGFLAAMPLGNGFLTGTLTPGQGFEPEDIRARHPRFTAEMMAANQPVVAGLRRVGARYGATPGQVALAWVLAQGRHVVPVPGTKKERWAAQNAKAAELVLAPEDLREIASLPPARESWY, encoded by the coding sequence GTGGAGCGCAGGACAATCGGCGCGGCGGCCCTGGAGGTGGGCGCGATCGGCCTCGGCTGCATGCCGATGAGCTGGGGGTACAGCGAGTCGCAGCGCAGCGGGGAGGGGTCGCTGCGGGCGCTGCACGCCGCGCTCGACCGGGGGTGCAGCCTGTTGGACACCGCGGACATGTACGGCCCGTTCACCAACGAGCTGTTGGTCGGACGGGTGCTCAAGGAGCGGCGCCGGGACGCCTTCGTCTCGACCAAGTGCGGGCTGCTCGCCGGCGACCAGCACATCGTCGCCAACGGGCGGCCCGGCTACATCAAGCGCGCCTGCGACGCCTCGCTGCGGCGACTGCAGACCGACCACATCGACCTCTACCAACTGCACCGCGCGGACCCCGAGGTGCCCATCGAGGAGACCTGGGGGGCGATGGCGGAGCTGGTGGCCGCGGGGAAGGTGCGGTCGCTGGGGCTCTGCGCGGTGGGGGCGCGCGCGGCGCGGACGCCGCGCACCCTGCGGACGGGCCGGGCGGCGCCGGGCGGACGGGGCGGGCCGCCCGGTGGGGGGCTGCACGCCGGGACGCTGCGTCAACTGGAGCGCGTCCAGCAGGTGTTCCCGGTGAGCAGCGTGCAGGCGGAGCTGTCGGTGTGGTCGCCGGCGGCGCTGGCGGAGCTGCTGCCGTGGTGCGAGTCGCGCGGAGTGGGGTTCCTGGCGGCGATGCCGCTGGGCAACGGCTTCCTGACCGGCACCCTCACCCCTGGGCAGGGCTTCGAACCGGAGGACATACGGGCCCGGCACCCGCGGTTCACCGCGGAGATGATGGCCGCCAACCAGCCGGTGGTGGCCGGGCTGCGTCGGGTCGGCGCCCGGTACGGGGCCACCCCCGGTCAGGTCGCGCTGGCCTGGGTGCTGGCGCAGGGGCGTCATGTGGTCCCGGTTCCCGGCACGAAGAAGGAGCGCTGGGCGGCGCAGAACGCCAAGGCGGCGGAGCTGGTGCTGGCCCCCGAGGACCTGCGGGAGATCGCGTCGCTGCCGCCGGCGCGGGAGTCCTGGTATTGA
- a CDS encoding PQQ-dependent sugar dehydrogenase gives MQRRSRIAVLAAASLLLVAGCSSGGGPAAGGGGSAGTGGRAGTASPRPSSSVVVPPAEGTVRVTGTVATGLKSPWGVAPLPGGDLLVGERDTGRIVRVAAHGGKVTELGSVPGVAPGGEGGLLGLAVSSSFGTDHQVYAYFTTASDNRIARMIYDERRQPGNQLGAPNTIFKGIPKGRFHNGGRIAFGPDRMLYAGTGETGDKPLAQDKKSPAGKILRMTPDGEPAHGNPEPDSVVYDYGHRNVQGLAWDADKRLWASEFGQDAWDELNLIEPGRNYGWPQVEGKRTGGAVPPGYADPVLVWKPADASPSGLAYAKGSLWMASLRGQRLWRIALDGTKPVAAPQAFLTGGYGRLRTVVAAGDGALWLVTGNTDGRGTPRKGDDRILRLEVS, from the coding sequence GTGCAACGCCGTTCCCGGATCGCCGTGTTGGCCGCCGCTTCGCTGCTGCTGGTGGCGGGGTGCTCGTCCGGTGGGGGGCCGGCCGCGGGTGGTGGCGGGTCCGCCGGGACCGGTGGGCGTGCCGGGACGGCGTCGCCGCGTCCGTCCTCGTCCGTGGTGGTGCCGCCCGCCGAGGGCACCGTGCGGGTCACCGGGACGGTGGCCACCGGGCTGAAGTCGCCGTGGGGCGTGGCGCCGCTGCCCGGCGGGGACCTGCTGGTCGGCGAGCGGGACACCGGGCGGATCGTCCGGGTCGCCGCGCACGGCGGGAAGGTCACCGAGCTGGGGTCGGTGCCGGGGGTGGCCCCCGGGGGCGAGGGCGGGCTGCTGGGGCTCGCGGTCTCCTCGTCGTTCGGCACCGACCACCAGGTGTACGCGTACTTCACCACCGCGTCCGACAACCGCATCGCGCGCATGATCTACGACGAGCGGCGCCAACCGGGCAACCAGCTGGGCGCGCCCAACACCATCTTCAAGGGCATCCCCAAGGGCCGGTTCCACAACGGCGGGCGGATCGCGTTCGGCCCGGACCGGATGCTGTACGCGGGCACCGGCGAGACCGGTGACAAGCCGCTGGCCCAGGACAAGAAGTCCCCGGCCGGGAAGATCCTGCGGATGACCCCGGACGGCGAGCCGGCGCACGGCAACCCGGAGCCGGACTCGGTGGTGTACGACTACGGGCACCGCAACGTCCAGGGGCTCGCCTGGGACGCCGACAAGCGGCTGTGGGCCTCGGAGTTCGGGCAGGACGCCTGGGACGAGCTCAATCTGATCGAACCGGGACGGAACTACGGCTGGCCGCAGGTCGAGGGGAAGCGGACGGGCGGTGCGGTGCCCCCGGGGTACGCCGATCCGGTGCTGGTGTGGAAGCCCGCGGACGCCTCGCCCAGCGGGCTGGCGTACGCCAAGGGCTCGCTGTGGATGGCGTCGCTGCGCGGACAGCGGCTGTGGCGGATCGCCCTGGACGGGACGAAGCCGGTGGCCGCGCCGCAGGCGTTCCTGACCGGCGGGTACGGGCGGCTGCGGACCGTGGTGGCGGCCGGTGACGGGGCGCTGTGGCTGGTCACCGGCAATACGGACGGCCGGGGCACGCCCCGCAAGGGGGACGACCGGATTCTCCGCCTGGAGGTGAGCTGA
- a CDS encoding helix-turn-helix transcriptional regulator, translating into MLGGVESRPISPVFVGRAAELAELGDALARAAASREPQALLIGGEAGVGKTRLVEEFCETARARGAQVALGGCIEIGSEGLPFAPFSSILHTLNAHLRDELAAAVNGQEDELARILPELGETARESRDKETGRARLFELTARLLERLAAHRTLAIVIEDLHWADRSTRELLAYLLRALHDAHILLVVTYRSDDIHRRHPLRPFLAEIDRMRTVRRIELDRFNRDEVRSQIAGIRGSEPAEDTVDRVFKRSEGNAFFVEELARSLADGCVYGLSDPLRDLLLVRVEALPEDAQRVVRIAAEGGSTVEHELLSAVCRMPEDDLIEALRAAVGSNTLLPTQDGTGYRFRHALVREAVVDDLLPGERTRLNRRYAQALETDPSLVRSEVCATRLASYWYKAHDAAKALPAVLAASVQARRRHAYAEQLRLLDRALELWDDAPPEVRQSVRPADYAEAYPACGCDDDALRFLDLLAEIAVAARLSGDSERAFTITKRALRALRTESDPSPGSPHGSGKGDPLRMAWFLVQRSRLCQGTGRGDGWEDLGKAQELMRGLPPSSVHATVTAAVASWQMLHEPGPGTFTTAERAVELARLVGDEEAELNSRVTLAGLRVDAGDVEGGLDEFRTVLDRAVERGYFAVIGRGYVNLPGTLEGVGRSHESVAVTERGVELTTRYGLKNSTSWVLSNRAESLQSLGRWAEAGRAAADARRFAMDHRAIALAASRLTDLALDEGDLAAAERELAVAQEHYGTHDPQPQHALPMARHALRLAARQGRILDARAILVQAALDAGFAPGLHRFAWPLLWSATAAESDARGLPAAGPDRPAILARIRDVAKRLPRLSPVWDAHGAAVEAELRRAEGRESPDAWAEAVAAFERLDRPHELAWCCCRWAESLLHGTERATVGLDGRTPREAAVLLLGQAHTAAVEMGARPLIGELELLAQRARIPLPGRSAPGAARTAPGSPPPAAPAESLGLTPRERDVLRLVADGRSNRQIADALFISPKTASVHVSNILAKLGVSGRGEAGAVAHRLRLFAEPAPDEEPAPVT; encoded by the coding sequence ATGCTCGGCGGCGTGGAGAGCAGACCCATCAGTCCCGTTTTCGTCGGCCGCGCGGCCGAACTCGCCGAGCTGGGCGACGCGCTGGCGCGGGCCGCGGCGTCCCGCGAGCCCCAGGCCCTGCTGATCGGGGGCGAGGCCGGGGTCGGCAAGACCCGCCTCGTCGAGGAGTTCTGCGAGACGGCCCGCGCCCGCGGCGCACAGGTCGCGCTCGGCGGCTGCATCGAAATCGGCTCCGAGGGGCTGCCGTTCGCCCCCTTCTCCTCGATCCTGCACACCCTCAACGCCCACCTACGGGACGAGCTGGCCGCCGCGGTCAACGGCCAGGAGGACGAACTGGCCCGCATCCTCCCGGAGTTGGGCGAGACCGCGAGGGAGTCCCGGGACAAGGAGACCGGCCGGGCCCGACTCTTCGAACTGACCGCCCGCCTCCTGGAGCGGCTCGCCGCCCACCGCACCCTCGCCATCGTCATCGAGGACCTCCACTGGGCCGACCGCTCCACCCGCGAGCTGCTCGCCTACCTCCTGCGGGCCCTGCACGACGCCCACATCCTCCTGGTCGTCACCTACCGCTCCGACGACATCCATCGCCGCCACCCGCTGCGCCCGTTCCTCGCCGAGATCGACCGGATGCGCACCGTCCGCCGCATCGAGCTGGACCGCTTCAACCGCGACGAGGTCCGTTCCCAGATCGCCGGGATCCGGGGCAGCGAGCCCGCGGAGGACACCGTCGACCGGGTCTTCAAGCGCTCCGAGGGCAACGCCTTCTTCGTCGAGGAGCTGGCCCGCAGCCTCGCCGACGGCTGCGTCTACGGCCTCAGCGACCCCCTGCGCGACCTGCTGCTGGTGCGCGTCGAGGCGCTCCCCGAGGACGCCCAGCGGGTGGTGCGGATCGCCGCCGAGGGCGGCTCCACCGTCGAGCACGAACTCCTCTCCGCCGTCTGCCGGATGCCCGAGGACGACCTCATCGAGGCGCTCCGGGCCGCCGTCGGCAGCAACACCCTCCTGCCCACCCAGGACGGCACCGGCTACCGCTTCCGGCACGCCCTGGTCCGCGAGGCCGTCGTCGACGACCTGCTGCCCGGCGAGCGCACCCGCCTCAACCGCCGCTACGCACAGGCCCTGGAGACCGACCCCTCGCTGGTCCGCTCCGAGGTCTGCGCCACCCGGCTCGCCAGCTACTGGTACAAGGCGCACGACGCCGCCAAGGCGCTGCCCGCCGTGCTCGCCGCCTCCGTCCAGGCCCGCCGCCGGCACGCCTACGCCGAGCAACTCCGGCTGCTGGACCGCGCCCTGGAGCTGTGGGACGACGCGCCGCCCGAGGTGCGCCAGAGCGTGCGCCCGGCCGACTACGCCGAGGCGTACCCGGCCTGCGGCTGCGACGACGACGCCCTCCGGTTCCTGGACCTGCTCGCCGAGATCGCGGTGGCCGCCCGGCTGTCCGGTGACAGCGAGCGGGCCTTCACGATCACCAAACGCGCCCTGCGCGCGCTGCGCACCGAGAGCGACCCTTCCCCGGGCTCTCCCCACGGTTCCGGCAAGGGGGACCCCCTTCGCATGGCCTGGTTCCTGGTGCAGCGCTCCCGCCTCTGCCAGGGCACCGGCCGCGGCGACGGCTGGGAGGACCTGGGCAAGGCCCAGGAGCTGATGCGCGGGCTGCCGCCGTCCTCCGTGCACGCCACCGTCACGGCCGCCGTCGCCAGCTGGCAGATGCTCCACGAACCGGGCCCCGGCACCTTCACCACCGCCGAACGGGCCGTGGAGCTCGCCCGGTTGGTGGGCGACGAGGAGGCCGAGCTGAACTCCCGGGTGACGCTGGCCGGGCTGCGGGTGGACGCCGGCGACGTCGAGGGCGGCCTCGACGAGTTCCGCACCGTCCTCGACCGCGCCGTCGAGCGCGGCTACTTCGCGGTCATCGGCCGCGGCTACGTCAACCTCCCCGGCACCCTTGAAGGCGTCGGCCGGTCCCACGAGTCCGTGGCGGTCACCGAGCGCGGCGTCGAGCTGACCACCCGCTACGGCCTGAAGAACAGCACCAGCTGGGTGCTGAGCAACCGCGCCGAATCGCTCCAGTCGCTGGGCCGCTGGGCGGAGGCCGGCCGGGCCGCCGCCGACGCCCGCCGGTTCGCCATGGACCACCGGGCCATCGCCCTGGCCGCCAGTCGGCTCACCGACCTGGCCCTGGACGAGGGCGACCTCGCCGCCGCCGAGCGCGAACTGGCCGTCGCCCAGGAGCACTACGGCACCCACGACCCCCAGCCGCAGCACGCCCTGCCCATGGCGCGGCACGCCCTGCGGCTCGCCGCCCGACAGGGCCGGATCCTGGACGCCCGCGCCATCCTCGTCCAGGCCGCGCTGGACGCCGGCTTCGCCCCCGGCCTGCACCGCTTCGCCTGGCCCCTGCTGTGGTCGGCCACCGCCGCCGAGTCCGACGCCCGCGGCCTGCCCGCCGCCGGGCCCGACCGGCCCGCGATCCTCGCCCGCATTCGGGACGTCGCCAAGCGGCTGCCCCGGCTCTCCCCGGTGTGGGACGCACACGGCGCGGCGGTCGAGGCCGAACTCCGCCGCGCCGAGGGCCGGGAGTCCCCCGACGCCTGGGCCGAGGCGGTCGCCGCCTTCGAACGGCTGGATCGCCCGCACGAGCTGGCCTGGTGCTGCTGCCGCTGGGCCGAGTCGCTGCTGCACGGCACCGAGCGGGCCACCGTCGGCCTCGACGGCCGGACCCCGCGGGAGGCGGCCGTGCTGCTGCTCGGCCAGGCGCACACCGCCGCCGTGGAGATGGGCGCCCGCCCGCTGATCGGCGAGCTCGAACTCCTCGCCCAGCGCGCCCGGATACCCCTGCCCGGACGGTCGGCCCCCGGTGCGGCCCGCACCGCGCCCGGCTCGCCGCCGCCGGCCGCGCCCGCCGAGTCGCTGGGCCTGACCCCCCGCGAGCGGGACGTGCTCCGCCTCGTCGCCGACGGCCGCAGCAACCGCCAGATCGCCGACGCGCTGTTCATCTCGCCGAAGACCGCCAGCGTGCACGTCTCCAACATCCTCGCCAAGCTGGGCGTCTCGGGCCGCGGCGAGGCCGGCGCGGTCGCCCACCGGCTGCGGCTGTTCGCCGAGCCGGCCCCGGACGAGGAGCCGGCCCCGGTCACGTAG
- a CDS encoding MMPL family transporter, with protein MTALARWCLRRRLVVILLWLAAVTGTAAAAGLAGSAYSTDYGVPGTESGRAGALLAKAFPDRAGDTDTIVWHTATGTVRSAAVRATMAHTLARVAELPGVAGVQSPYGPGGGRQISHDGHTAYASVSFRSAPDDLPAAQARAVVTTARAAAGNGLQVELGGSGIAVTQAPHERLPELIGLVAAAVVLFLAFGSLAATLLPIVTALAAVGTAAAGISLLGHVMTVADFAPMLGTLIGLGVGIDYALFIVTRHRKGLRAGLSVQESAERAVAVSGRAVVFAGATVCIALLGMLTLRLGFLNGVALAASLTVVLTVAASVTLLPALLGVIGTRALGRRERRRLAAEGPRPDRRTGPAARWAGFVARHPKLLGAAASAVMLTLALPTLGLHLGTSDQGNDPATATTRKAYDLLADGFGPGFNGPLTLVGSLDGATDRLAFDKLPHTLRDTPGVAQVSGPEFGAGHATGVITVVPDSAPQSQRTSDLVDRLRTDVLPAATDGTTLRVQVGGVTAGYDDFADVIVGKLPLFLGAVIGLGSVLLLLAFRSIGIPLKAALMNLAAVAGAFGVVVAIFQWGWGSEALGLGSAGPVEPFLPVIMISVLFGLSMDYQVFLVSRMYEEWRRTGDNRRAVRVGLAETSRVINSAAVIMIAVFGAFVLSGDRIIAMFGIGLAAAVALDAFVLRTLLVPALMHLLGGANWWLPAWLDRRLPRLSIEPPPEPAAAAPPADDRPPVAV; from the coding sequence GTGACCGCTCTGGCCCGCTGGTGCCTCAGGCGCCGCCTCGTGGTGATCCTCCTCTGGCTGGCCGCGGTCACCGGGACGGCCGCCGCCGCGGGCCTGGCCGGATCCGCGTACTCCACCGACTACGGGGTCCCCGGCACCGAATCCGGGCGGGCCGGCGCCCTGCTGGCGAAGGCGTTCCCGGACCGCGCCGGGGACACCGACACCATCGTCTGGCACACCGCCACCGGGACCGTCCGCTCCGCCGCGGTCCGCGCGACCATGGCGCACACCCTGGCCCGGGTCGCCGAGCTGCCCGGCGTCGCCGGCGTGCAGAGCCCCTACGGCCCCGGCGGCGGCCGGCAGATCAGCCACGACGGCCACACCGCCTACGCCTCGGTGAGCTTCCGCAGCGCACCCGACGACCTGCCCGCGGCCCAGGCCCGCGCGGTCGTCACCACCGCCCGGGCGGCGGCCGGCAACGGCCTCCAGGTCGAGCTGGGCGGCTCAGGGATCGCCGTCACCCAGGCGCCGCACGAGCGGCTGCCGGAGCTCATCGGGCTGGTCGCGGCGGCCGTGGTCCTCTTCCTCGCCTTCGGGTCGCTCGCCGCGACCCTGCTGCCGATCGTCACCGCGCTGGCCGCGGTCGGCACCGCCGCCGCCGGCATCAGCCTGCTCGGCCACGTCATGACGGTCGCCGACTTCGCCCCGATGCTGGGCACGCTGATTGGCCTCGGCGTGGGCATCGACTACGCGCTCTTCATCGTCACCCGCCACCGCAAGGGACTGCGCGCCGGACTCTCCGTCCAGGAGTCCGCCGAACGCGCCGTGGCGGTATCCGGGCGCGCGGTGGTCTTCGCCGGTGCCACCGTCTGCATCGCCCTGCTCGGCATGCTCACCCTGCGGCTGGGCTTCCTCAACGGGGTCGCGCTGGCCGCCTCGCTCACCGTCGTGCTCACCGTGGCCGCCTCCGTCACCCTGCTGCCCGCACTGCTCGGCGTGATCGGGACCCGGGCGCTGGGCCGGCGCGAGCGCCGCCGGCTGGCCGCCGAGGGGCCGCGGCCCGACCGGCGCACCGGCCCGGCCGCCCGCTGGGCCGGCTTCGTCGCCCGCCACCCCAAGCTCCTCGGCGCCGCCGCGTCCGCCGTGATGCTCACCCTGGCGCTGCCCACCCTCGGTCTCCACCTGGGCACCTCCGACCAGGGCAACGACCCGGCCACCGCCACCACCCGCAAGGCGTACGACCTGCTGGCGGACGGCTTCGGGCCCGGCTTCAACGGGCCGCTGACGCTGGTCGGTTCGCTGGACGGCGCCACCGACCGGCTCGCCTTCGACAAGCTTCCGCACACCCTCCGGGACACCCCCGGCGTCGCGCAGGTCAGCGGCCCGGAGTTCGGCGCCGGCCACGCCACCGGCGTGATCACCGTCGTCCCGGACAGCGCACCGCAGTCCCAGCGGACCTCCGACCTGGTCGACCGGCTGCGCACCGACGTGCTGCCGGCCGCCACCGACGGCACCACGCTCCGGGTGCAGGTCGGCGGGGTCACCGCCGGCTACGACGACTTCGCCGACGTCATCGTCGGCAAACTGCCGCTCTTCCTGGGCGCCGTGATCGGCCTGGGCTCCGTCCTGCTGCTGCTCGCCTTCCGCAGCATCGGCATCCCGCTCAAGGCCGCGCTGATGAACCTCGCGGCCGTCGCCGGGGCCTTCGGGGTGGTCGTCGCGATCTTCCAGTGGGGGTGGGGGAGCGAGGCGCTGGGCCTGGGCAGCGCGGGTCCCGTCGAGCCGTTCCTGCCGGTCATCATGATCTCGGTGCTGTTCGGGCTCTCCATGGACTACCAGGTCTTCCTGGTCAGCCGGATGTACGAGGAGTGGCGGCGGACGGGCGACAACCGGCGGGCGGTACGGGTCGGGCTCGCCGAGACCAGCCGGGTGATCAACTCGGCCGCGGTGATCATGATCGCGGTCTTCGGGGCCTTCGTCCTCAGCGGCGACCGGATCATCGCCATGTTCGGCATCGGCCTCGCCGCGGCCGTCGCCCTGGACGCCTTCGTCCTCCGCACGCTGCTGGTCCCGGCCCTGATGCACCTGCTGGGCGGCGCCAACTGGTGGCTGCCGGCCTGGCTGGACCGCCGGCTGCCGCGCCTGAGCATCGAACCGCCGCCGGAGCCCGCCGCGGCCGCCCCGCCGGCGGACGACCGGCCGCCGGTGGCGGTCTGA